The Sander vitreus isolate 19-12246 chromosome 10, sanVit1, whole genome shotgun sequence genome contains the following window.
GTCATCCAGCTCCCCCTGCCTCTGCTGGTGGCTGCCGGAGCTCTGACTACTGGGGCTCTCCGTCTCGAACCGGTCCTTCCTGTCGAAACAGGTCTCGGACTGAGAGGGCTGCCTCTCCAGGCCGTTCTTGGCCACGAACACGGTGGAGGAGCGCTGCTTTGCCACCTTATAGATCTTACAGTAAACCAGAATCATGATGAGACCAGGAGTGAAGAAGGATACCAGGCAGGAGGAGAGGATGTACCAGGTCTCATCGTTCAGCAGGCACTCCCGTTCATCATGTTTGGTCAtgagaagaggagggaaggagatgACAGCTGATATAACCCACACCACAACGATCATGGACTTGATGCGCTTAGGTGTCCGCTTCAAGTTGTAGCTGACCGCCTTTGTCACTGACCAGTAGCGGTCCAGGCTGATGGCGCACAGGTGCACGATGGATGAGGTGCAGAACAACACGTCCAGAGCCAGATAGAAGGCGCACCAAGTACTTCCAAAGTACCAGTAGCCCATTACCTCATTGGCGAGGGAGAATGGGATGACCAGCGTGGCCACCAGGATGTCCGCTGATGCCAGAGAGACCAGGAAAAGGTTCTGGGGCGCACGGAGAGCCCGGCTGGTCAGCACCGCTACAATCACCAACACGTTACCGACAATGGTCACCGAAATGATCACAGTAACTACCAGTATGATGAGCGCAGTGGCTGCCTCCGTGTGTGGAAAGCCAAGCGGTGCGTCCGTGGTGTTCTCATTGTTTGAGACGTTTTCCACCAACAGATTTACCTGGGTTAAATCCATTCTAGCTCCAATTTGTCCTTTCGTATCATGTTTGTGGTTTTGCACCCTTTTCCTTTCCAAAACAGCTAAGACTGGGTGCGCTGAGCTGCAGTCCAACTCATGGAGATACGTTGCGCGTAACGCTCCTGGTCAGTGCAAACAGAGTAGAGCCTACATATGACGCAGTGCCTGCACAAATGCATTTCCCCAAACAGCAAATCCTTCATTACAGGTCATCCCCGACGGGCACACGGAATTCCGAAAATATCACTGTGAGAAGAACAGAGTTCACAATCCAACGCTCCACGAGTAAAGTCGCTCCACTGCTGACACGGCGCCGTGCATAATGCTGCTTTTGCGTTTTGGTGAACAGCATCACTTTGGAAACACACTGCTTATAGAATGAATGCCCACACAGGAGTGAGGTGACATCACTCCATCCCATATTTAAACTTaaaggagggtgtgtgtgtgtgtgtgtgtgtgtgtgtgtgtgtgtgtgtgtgtgtgtgtgtgtgtgtgtgtgtgagcgagcgagcgagagagagagcgagaaagagcaTTGTTTAGACATTTGGATCTCAGTTATCTTTGAAATTGGAAGTGTATTTAGGCGAGCCCTTGggcttgttgtgtttgatttcatatttcatagttgttttctttcttttcatactTAACTTTTCTCAGCATTACATGTAGCTACATCATGCTGGGagtggaaaaaaacacaggtAGTCTTGTGTTGCACAACAGGATGTACCACTAGCTTTCTATTTTattgtatatgtttatatgtaaagtttgaatatattgagtgaaagtctgaatatattgaatgaaagtgaaagtctgaatatatggaatgaaagtctgaatatattgaatgaaagtctgaatatatggaatgaaagtttgaatatatggaataaaagtctgaatatattgaatgaaccttgaatatattgaatgaaagtctgaatatattgaaagaATGTCTGAACATATTGAATGAAATTTGAAATAGAATCTGACGTCATTGTCTGCCGCCATCTTGTGTTTTCGTTGTGATTAATCCTAACCGAAGTGTGACACTATGAGTGAATCAGCAAGAAATCTAGTGTCAGCAATTTTGAGCAATGAAGAGATTACACTAGTAACGGTAACCATATCCAGTACCGTTCTCCCAATGAAGAAGTTTATTAACTTTTTCATCGTGGAAGACTGAATGAAAGGAACCTCTTTGGTCAGGCAGGTCCCTTTCATCAGGCTCACTCAACACGCcttttattcaatatattcagactttcattcaatatattctgacattcattcaatatattcagactttcattcaatatattcaaggttcattcaatatattcaaggttcattcaatatattcgaggttcattcaatatattcgaggttcattcaatatattcagactttcaatcaatatattcagacattcattcaatatattcagacttccattcaatatattcagactttcattcaatatagtcagacttttattcaatatattcagactttcattcaatatattcaaggttcattaaatatattcagactttcattcaatatattcaaactttacataacgcaaaaaataacgcagattaatccattccatattgacgtttgacccggagccattctagccaccattggactgtaaaatgaaggagggagacgagaatgtgctgcctggatcattgattggaacatttacttgtaaaaatcttcttcctgccaaccctggctactggaatctggtgccactgatatgtctgcgcttctctctgatgctctgaaacagaaacattgctgcacgtgacgctagttaacactatactcgacagcagctaacgttagcctaccgctagctagtagctagattaaaaacggttacaatgctgacagctaacgctaaacggtgtaaagtttgactgtgttttactgtagaggattcaacaccaggatgcaaacaaaacaacacagacggtgagttcaatgacactggtaaactacagcctcgttgTGCATtcgaagttattgtaaatgtccttttcctacctggtggttgtttttgtcgttcaacagcaatttactagtgaaataagttattgttatagtgattacattattaattaaatcatttcattttgaccatatggccttagcaataaacaagccttctttaatgtcgccaactgtttagtacccttcttttttttcactttcttaaaaagtatcggttcaggcaccgttaattatgtatgcgattaatttcgattaattaatcacagagtatgtaattagattacattttttaatcgattgacagccctaatatatatatatatatatatatattatatgttttatatgttatatgtgattagtaaacagaatgtgcctttgaaacattggatgaatggttgctgataatgggcaatgtagctattgcattaaagatcagccacttctttctacaacagttgaGAACActtttgcagttatgtaagcatataatgtaatctgaaaactgctgccgtgattaaaaaacaatgcaactgatctcagccggtattctgtaatggagtggaatggaaattctaagtgaccccaaacttttgaccggtagatatatatatatatacatgcacaTACCTGCATACATCCATAGCTTACATAccatacatacacatgtacacacatcaaCATACTGGTACACATTCATCATTCTAAATGactattttaaaacattttcatgacACTGGCAGGACTATGACTGGGATGTTTAGGGTGACATGGCCATTAAGAGTCATTGATGGATGTGGAAGTAAAACAGCACAGTGGGATCTTTCTCTGAACTTTATCAGCCCTGCATGGCTGCCAATCAGGAGGCCATATTGCTCAAATTAAAAAGGCTTTCACGCAACAGTGATTGACTGATCTGCACTTGCATTTTGTCTATGAAATCAAGTGGTACATTTTTCATGGTCCAATGCTCTAACATAGGCCTGGACTTGTTATGCACCTACTTCCATTATTCATACACTGTAATTTAGAATTGTTCTATGCTGGCACATGGAGGTGGCCATAATACCTGTTACTGAGAAGCTTGCATCATTTTTCTCTGAAAGTCTAGTTATATAACATGTATGCAGCGGTGTTAGCCAGCCAGTTGTAGAGCCAGGGGATATTTACCAGTCAGGAGTTatacaaaaagacacacacacacacacacacacacacacacacacacacacacacaaacacatggtcAGTCAGGGGTCATTGTGAAATTTAAACTATCAAATAAAATTAATGCTGAGCTGATGAGTCGTCTGTAGCTCTGCTTCCCAGATGCACTTCTCTAattttggattaaaaaaataatctatttgTAAAGTAAATAGCATCTGCCGGAAGCTGTCAGTATGGGATTTGCAGTTCAGCTAAAGCTGTTCGATGGATGCCAACCTTATAatgtaagtgtatgtgtgtgcgtctgtattCATCCTTGAAAGTGAGTTGCCTGGAGGCTGAGCATCCTTTAGTGGCTGCATTGAGACAAAACACAGAAGCAGCTTTGGAGGAGGATTTGGACATCCTCGCTTCCCTCTTCATtccttcgctctctctctcactcccctgGATGAACATAAAAAACAGCTAAGATCATCTGAAGGGTGACTTTCAGCATATATTGGGTCTGTAAACATTCCCTtaaaggcagtgacacaccaacctgataattggccgtcggacagtctggcgaggtcagtgacttgagtctgtttcGTGCCGTCATCCGTCCGAGGAGCTCTCAGCCTTCACTTTggcagtcggactccatgaccaatctgacTGGTGGAGTGCTAatccggaaatgacgagcggaatgagcgtgactagagtctatcaaaatcttttaaactgacctttgttgatctgaaatgaagacagattcagcaactgcatggcctatttctcgcttaaaatgttttcagaaacacgtttcggtgaactattttagtaaaatatgagatcgttaTCTGAaaaagccgccatgacagtctggctttgaatttctggagaaaccagacccacacgatgtgttcgtccaatcagctgccgtcgGCAGTCGGCATCGCTTTGATGTATTCCGAGGCACTTtgtttgaccaactcggggaggcagtcagtccgactgccttttctgctgaaggTCGGCCGCCGGGTTAGTGTGTCACCACCTTAAGGGTCTACCTGCtgcataaaaacagaaaaatatactGACCTCAGTAACCAGCGTCCTCCAACACAAACGTGCTCTTTAGAAGCTGAAAACTGTTATTTTTTGTGGGACTCTATAACCTGCGGGGATTCAAGAAATTACATacaattattgttattacaaaTTCTTGTTATGCAATAATTTGATGGAAAATGCAATTACACATATGTCCTctgttttattacttttttattttttatcttaaagGGACATTACTGTAAGAAATGTATGGATTTGTTCAAAAGCAGAAGTCAGACCAGCCAAAAAGTCATACATACTTCAGACCTATACTACTCTCTAATAGATTACTTTAGCAAACTTGTACTTTTTGTATCTTTTACTGTGGCAAAAACAGAAATTATACAACAGCTCTGAATGTTCCTGCTTGCAGGTGTTGACAAAATCCAGTCAACAGAACAACAGGTGTTTTGACAATTGTTCAGGAGAGAAAGAACAAAACTGCCTCCACAATACTGTTGTCCTCTCTAATCCAACATTTGATAAGAGCACAATTTACAGTTACATAACCTTGCATGTTACTAAATATCTCTCAGAGCAGAAAGTCACTGTGATATGCTTTATATTGTGAGGTAATGCACATCTCactcgcagacacacacactcacctacaTTTCATACACATCACAAAAAAtccatatgtgtatatgtgctgcacatgtatgtttaaacaaagaaggaaagaaaaggagaaaaaaacatttacttgttattatgtactgtatgtcttgaCTAACAAGCTGTTAAAACCATTTTGACATCATCATAGAAACATTATTTTGCGAtctgaggaaaacaaaaaaataatgacaCAACTTTCCGTACTTTCTATTTCAATACAACAATACCCAGCATCCTGTCACTTTCGATCCAGCTTCCTGTTATGATGCAGTCAACACACCTAATGAGCGGTGGACATGCCCGTCCTGACGTTCCCCACCTATGTGTGAATAAAGTTTTTTCCCACGAATTGAGAAATCAAACAAATCTAATCTCACATCAACCAATCATTCAAACAAGTGTTTGCAATTGAGAGTAAAAAGCATAATTGAACAGGCAGAACTATCAGCTAATCATCATGTCACAGTACAAAGTGACATCTTTGAACACATGACCGCTCCGTGACTCACATGCCAGATTCATTTActgtcacattttaaaatattagaAGCTCTCAAACATTTGCTGAGTCACCCGGATGGCTTTAATTTCGTCATCTTATCAAGGCATTAGATATGCAACATTATTTGTCCCACTGCCAGCAGGTAATGTTTTGAGTGATGTGGTATTAATGATGATTCATATATTCAATAGTTCATTATCTTAGCAGTGATTATTAATACTCTCGCTGAACATCATTTTACTGCCAAATCATTGCGGTTATTATAAGATCCGTACACGCTTTTTCCTCACTTATTTGTGGATGCTTTTTAACTCACCTAAAAACAGTATTGTTGGCTATATGTCCAGTTGCAGGAGAGTAAGAGAGGTTTCCACTTCTGATTAGCCTTTATGGGTAGTAAAAATACAGCATGATGGAATATGAAGACGCTGATTAGACTGTTTACAGGCCATACAAGACTGTGAAGATAAAAAGCAAAAGATCCCTGTGAGGGCAGGCATCCATATTCAGAAGTGACTAGTGGCTGTGTTGCTCTCGCTGCCTCAATCCTCTTACCTTCCTGTTTTCTTCTAAGGAGGCTTTTTAGGCTGGTTGTGAACAGAACCCACTGCTGCATTATGTAACGTTCCAGGAATAAATGGCCTTAGGTGGTGTATGAAAACCTTGTCTCAGTTTGCAGGTGATTtgttacaaacatttttatcaGGGAATTCAGCATTagcttctttgtgtgtgtgtgtgtgtgtgtgtgtgtgtgtgtgtgtgtgtgtgtgtgtgtgtgtgtgtgtgtgtgtgtgtgtgtctgtgtgtctgtgtgtctgtgtgtgtgtcacagccaCACTGTGATTCACATGTTCTTTTTTCTGAGATCACACATCTTTTCACATCTCTCACCTTCTTCAAGTGTTGCTATTGCTGTCAGTAGGCTTGGCAAGTCTGGATAAATACATGACTGCTGACCTTTATTGTGTCCCAAACAAACAAGATTTCCCTCAGCTGCACTGAAATTTTAAAGCATGACCGGATTAATGAAGCCTCGAAGGTCACCCATGTCATCACAATCCCTGATGGAAATTTCACTTCAAATTTCAGCTGCAGTTTGGGATGGCTTTTTATCATGGAAGTCGCTGAGGCTCAAAGGGCAATTGACATATCAGCAATTAGAACTATTTCAATtgggcttttttctttttatttcaaataattTAGCAGGCATGCTGTAATTTCTGTAAATCATTAAAATAGCCTTGAATATGTTTAAGCTAAACAACTTATTGCAGCTGCTCTCTGAATTGAAATgaggtgtgtatatataaaggGCTTTGTCTtgaacagacacagagctgtaatcGTTGTGTACACATTCAGCAGAGGAAGGAGCTTTTAAAACTCATTTCCAAGATCTGAGAGTAAAGGCTTCCTGCAAAAACACTTCAGTGAATGAGATCCTCCATCTCATTTTAAGGGAAAGAACACATTTGTAGCTGGTTAAAGTGGATTATGTTCAGGGTGTTTGGTGTGACTTCCTTGTTGACTGGTAGTGGTGGttcaaaatgaagaaaaatggaTGAGAAAGAACAGGCAACACTTGAGTATGAGGGCAAATCAAGTCTTGTTTTACCTTATGTAGTGTTAGCAATTCACTATGGAAACATTCTTCCAatctaatatactgtatatttcccCAGGAAACAAAATTCACCTCATTTACACTGAACAAGTGAAGCAATGAGTAAGAACGCAATGAT
Protein-coding sequences here:
- the adra2db gene encoding alpha-2Db adrenergic receptor, producing the protein MDLTQVNLLVENVSNNENTTDAPLGFPHTEAATALIILVVTVIISVTIVGNVLVIVAVLTSRALRAPQNLFLVSLASADILVATLVIPFSLANEVMGYWYFGSTWCAFYLALDVLFCTSSIVHLCAISLDRYWSVTKAVSYNLKRTPKRIKSMIVVVWVISAVISFPPLLMTKHDERECLLNDETWYILSSCLVSFFTPGLIMILVYCKIYKVAKQRSSTVFVAKNGLERQPSQSETCFDRKDRFETESPSSQSSGSHQQRQGELDDIDLEESCCPSDTKPRNHRFSKRRKVEGSDCCPPQNCRLSWASARALQLYPEQKNPAVRQQLAAANKTKVAQMREKRFTFVLAVVMGVFVLCWFPFFFTYSLHAICRDSCHIPGALFNLFFWIGYCNSSVNPIIYTIFNRDFRKSFKKIICGTSKRT